Proteins encoded by one window of Rhodamnia argentea isolate NSW1041297 chromosome 6, ASM2092103v1, whole genome shotgun sequence:
- the LOC115748415 gene encoding probable protein phosphatase 2C 33, with amino-acid sequence MFLNGSSEVASLFTLQGKKGTNQDAMIVWENFGSRTDTIFCGVFDGHGPYGHLVARRVRDSLPMKVGANWKVNLNSEDVLREISINTTGSMSPGATAFISAGEEPRASAELEETEKQVEIFQALKESFFKAFKAMDRELRMQRKIDCFCSGTTAVTLVKQGHYVVIGNVGDSRAVLGTRDKDGYLIAVQLTVDLKPSIPAEAERIRRCRGRVFALKDEPEVVRVWLPNNNSPGLAMARAFGDFCLKNFGLISVPDLSCLCLSEKDEFIVLATDGIWDVLSNREVVEIVASAPARSSASRALVEYAVRAWRHKYPTSKVDDCAAVCLFLDMSNSSAASSAKSHEHLASVDDQSDTISEKDLQVSRPIQSDSEIATEESNEDAAKLEEMQSESETDWSALEGVSRVNTLLNLPVFVPVRESKRKDAGERSHM; translated from the exons ATGTTCTTGAACGGTTCCAGCGAGGTCGCCTCTCTTTTCACTCTTCAAGGAAAGAAAGGGACCAACCAGGATGCCATGATTGTCTGGGAG AACTTCGGGTCCAGGACAGACACGATATTCTGTGGTGTCTTTGATGGACACGGTCCATATGGTCATTTGGTGGCAAGGAGAGTCAGGGATTCTCTTCCAATGAAAGTGGGTGCTAACTGGAAAGTCAACCTAAACAGTGAAGACGTCCTCAGAGAGATCAGCATCAACACCACGGGAAGCATGTCTCCTGGAGCGACTGCCTTTATATCTGCTGGTGAAGAACCGAGGGCCTCTGCTGAGCTCGAGGAAACTGAAAAGCAGGTGGAGATCTTCCAAGCGCTgaaagaatcatttttcaagGCTTTTAAAGCCATGGATAGAGAACTCAGAAtgcaaaggaaaattgattgCTTCTGCAGTGGCACTACCGCAGTTACATTAGTCAAACAG GGTCATTATGTTGTCATCGGTAATGTGGGAGACTCCAGAGCTGTCCTCGGTACACGAGATAAAGATGGCTATCTTATTGCAGTTCAGTTGACCGTGGATCTAAAACCCAGCATTCCAG CGGAAGCAGAGAGGATTCGCAGATGCAGGGGGAGAGTTTTTGCACTTAAGGATGAACCAGAAGTTGTCAGGGTTTGGTTGCCAAACAATAACTCTCCTGGCCTCGCAATGGCTCGGGCTTTTGGAGATTTCTGCCTTAAAAATTTTGGTCTAATCTCTGTGCCTGATTTGTCATGTCTCTGCCTAAGTGAGAAAGATGAATTTATTGTCTTGGCTACTGATGGG ATCTGGGATGTGCTGTCTAACAGGGAGGTGGTAGAAATTGTTGCATCGGCCCCTGCACGTTCCTCTGCATCAAGAGCACTGGTTGAGTATGCTGTTAGAGCTTGGAGGCACAAGTACCCTACTTCCAAAGTTGATGACTGCGCTGCTGTCTGCCTCTTCCTTGATATGAGCAACTCATCTGCTGCTTCCAGTGCAAAGTCCCACGAGCACCTTGCTTCTGTGGATGATCAATCTGATACGATCAGTGAGAAAGATCTGCAGGTCTCAAGACCAATCCAAAGTGACTCGGAGATCGCGACTGAAGAAAGCAATGAAGATGCAGCAAAGCTGGAAGAAATGCAGTCAGAATCAGAAACGGACTGGTCTGCGCTAGAAGGAGTGTCACGTGTGAACACTCTATTAAATCTTCCCGTGTTTGTGCCAGTGCGGGAGAGCAAAAGGAAGGATGCTGGAGAGAGGAGCCATATGTAA